A region of the Deltaproteobacteria bacterium genome:
ACCGCCGGGTCGAAGAAGCGCTCCTTCAAGGCGCGCGAGCCGAACACGGCCATGTAGTGCGAGAAGAGGCCGATGCCCCAGCCGAACGCGGGCCAGAGGAACCACGGGTACCAGGGCGAGGTGAAGAGGTTGATGAGCGCGAGGAAGGCGATGACGCTCAGGTAGCTGACCAGGTGGGCGTAGAAGCCGGCCTCGGCGGCGGCGCGGCGGCGGGCGCGGCGGAGCGCCTCCTCCTCGGGCGGGAGCGGCTTCTCGTCCTCGTCGCCGCGCGCCCAGCGCCCGGCCTCGCGGGCGAAGCGGCGCGCCTGGTGCTCGGCGTGCCGCGCGAAGTGGCGAGCGCGCCGCTCGGCCTGCCGCTGGAGCCGCTCGGCCCAGCGGCGGTGCCAGTCGTCGTGCCAGGTCATGCCGCAACCCTGCTCGTCCTCGAGGGACCGCCGGAAGCGACGGTGGAAGTGGCCGAAGGGGCCGAAGGGGAAGCAGAACATGGCGTCACTCTCCCCGCCGCATGACGACCATCGGCCGCGGCGCGACCCAGCGCCGCAGGCAGAGGACCAGGAGCGGGCGCAGGACGGTGCGCAGGACGGCGTGCACGACGACGAACGGCGCCGCCGGGAAGAAGGGGTACTTGCCGATGATCGCCCGCTTGGCCGCCGGGTCCTCGACGATCTCGGCCCGCGCGGGGATGGTCCAGCCGGCGCACGTGACGGAGACGCGCGGGTCCGCGCGCAGGTTGCGGATCCAGTCGGAGCGCCAGTGGTAGGTGGAGATCACGATGACGGCGTCCGCCGTGCGCTCGCACGGGAGGAGCACCTCGCGGGGGAGGCCGGTCCGGCGGCCTCGTGTGGTGAGGAGGACCCAACCCGGAGCGCGCTCGAAGTAGCCGCGCAGCACGCGCACGAGCCAGGCGTGCGGCCGGCGGAGCGTGCGCGGCACGAAGTGAAGGCGGGCCGCGAACGGCTCCCGTGTCGCACCGGGGGCGGCTGCCGCGCGAGCCGGCTGCCCGGCTCCCCGCCAGCGGACGACCCTTGCCATCGCGGAGTAGACCATGCGTCCGTCAGGCGGGGAAGGCAACAGGCGTGCCATCGCGGGGGCCGGCGCCGTGGCCCGGGAATCCGGCGCGGGCGGCCGCCGGCGCACGGAGCGGCATGCGGGGCCCGCAGCGGGGGGGCTGCACCCGCGCCGTCAGCCCGCCGCGGCGACCGCGCCCTCCAGGCGGAGGAGCTTCCGCTTGATCGTGAGCCCGCCCGTGTACCCGCCGATCCGCCCGCCGGCCGCGACCACGCGATGGCAGGGAATGACGATCGGGACGGGGTTGCGGCGGAGCGCCTGCCCGACCGCTCGGCTCCCGCGCGGGTCCCCGATACGGCGCGCGATCTCGCCGTAGGACACCACCTGGCCTGCCGGCACGCGCGCGGCGGCCATGAGCACGCGGCGCTGGAAGGATGTGGTGTGGCGGAGGTCGAGGCGCACGTCGAAGCTCCGCCGTTCGCCCGCGAAGTAGGCGCGCAGCTGGTGGACGATGTCCGCGGTGCGCGCCGGCGAGCGGATCACGTCGGCGGCGAGCCGCTGCCGGAGCTCCGCCACGAAGGACGCCTCGCTCTGCCGGAACGAGACACGCACCAGCCCCGCCTCGCTCGCCGCCACGAACACGCGGCCGATCGGGGTCGACATGGCGCAGTAATAGACCGTGCGCCGCGGCGCGGCGCCGGCGTCCCCGTACAGCTGCTGGAGTGCCTCGAGCGTCCGGCGGTAGGCGCCGAGCTCGCGCCGCCCCTCGAGCGTTCCGAGCCAGCGCCCGAGCGCCGGCGAGCGCCGCCGATCGCCGAGCAGCAGCGCGATCAGCTCGTCGTCATGCCTGGTCATCGTACACCTCGTCCAAGCGCGGCGCGCAGCTTCTTGAGCGCCTGGTACACGTTGGCGCGCGCAGCGTCCTCGTTGCCGCCGAGCGTGGCGGCGATCTCGGCGTAGCCGAGATCCTGGAACTGCCGCAGCATGAGCGCGGCCCGTTGCCGCGGCGGGAGCGCCTCGACCGCGCGCCGGACGGCGCGGAGCTCCTCGCGCCGCTCGAGCGACGGCCCGGCGTCGGCGGGGAGGGCGTCGGGGTGTACGTCGGCCCTACGCGCCGCCCGGTGCGAGCGGCGGCGAGCGGCGTTGAGCCCGGTGTTTGTCGCGATGCGGTACAGCCAGGCGCGGGAGTTGGCGTCCGGCGCGAGCCGGCCGAAGGCGCGATGGGCGCGCATGAAGGCCTCCTGGCATGCGTCCTCGGCCTCCTGATGGTCGCCGAGCAGGCGCGCGAGGTAGCCCACGATCTCGCCCCGGTGGCGCTCGGTCAGCTCGGCGAGCGAGACGGGGCGCGGGCTCATGCTCGCCTGTGTAACACGGCTCA
Encoded here:
- a CDS encoding 2TM domain-containing protein — translated: MTWHDDWHRRWAERLQRQAERRARHFARHAEHQARRFAREAGRWARGDEDEKPLPPEEEALRRARRRAAAEAGFYAHLVSYLSVIAFLALINLFTSPWYPWFLWPAFGWGIGLFSHYMAVFGSRALKERFFDPAV
- a CDS encoding nitroreductase family deazaflavin-dependent oxidoreductase, yielding MARLLPSPPDGRMVYSAMARVVRWRGAGQPARAAAAPGATREPFAARLHFVPRTLRRPHAWLVRVLRGYFERAPGWVLLTTRGRRTGLPREVLLPCERTADAVIVISTYHWRSDWIRNLRADPRVSVTCAGWTIPARAEIVEDPAAKRAIIGKYPFFPAAPFVVVHAVLRTVLRPLLVLCLRRWVAPRPMVVMRRGE
- a CDS encoding methylated-DNA--[protein]-cysteine S-methyltransferase is translated as MTRHDDELIALLLGDRRRSPALGRWLGTLEGRRELGAYRRTLEALQQLYGDAGAAPRRTVYYCAMSTPIGRVFVAASEAGLVRVSFRQSEASFVAELRQRLAADVIRSPARTADIVHQLRAYFAGERRSFDVRLDLRHTTSFQRRVLMAAARVPAGQVVSYGEIARRIGDPRGSRAVGQALRRNPVPIVIPCHRVVAAGGRIGGYTGGLTIKRKLLRLEGAVAAAG
- a CDS encoding RNA polymerase sigma factor, with protein sequence MSVNITVSGRRRAARTGKRPASHSMPATGSIEASIVHLLPRYQHPSGVKREMAVRDGRPGFHAPPGRRVTEASMSRVTQASMSPRPVSLAELTERHRGEIVGYLARLLGDHQEAEDACQEAFMRAHRAFGRLAPDANSRAWLYRIATNTGLNAARRRSHRAARRADVHPDALPADAGPSLERREELRAVRRAVEALPPRQRAALMLRQFQDLGYAEIAATLGGNEDAARANVYQALKKLRAALGRGVR